The window CCACCGGTCGTACCTGGCCGGCGCAGCGGTGGGAGTGGTCTCGGGCTTCGGGCTCGACAGCTACCGCCTGGGCCTGCGCGCGATCGTCGAGCACCTGCGCGGGTTGGAAGAACAGAAGTCCTAAGTCCTTGGTCCTAAGTCCTGAGTGGGTTCGGGTACTCGCCCCCGGTGCGTACCCGCCCCTGAGGACTTGGCACTTGGGACTCAGGACTCAGGACTTAGGACTTAGGACTTAGGACTCAGGACTCAATCGCGAATTGGAGAGATAGAGAACGTGGCGACTACGGCAGATTTCCGGAACGGCATGACCCTGAGCATCGACGGCACGCTGTTCACCCTTCTCTGGTTCCAGCATCACAAGCCCGGCAAGGGGAACACGGTGGTGCGCTCGCGGCTGAAGAACGTGCTGACCGGCGCGGTGCTCGAGAAGACCTGGCGCGCGGGCGAGAAGATCGACGAGGTGCGGCTGGAGCACCGGCCCGTCACCTACACGTACAACGACGGGCACCTGTACCACTTCATGGACGCCCAGACGTACGAAGACGTGCCGATCAACGCCGAGGTCATCGGCGAGGACCAGCTGAAGTATCTCAAGGAAGGGATGGAGTGCGAGGGGCTGGTCCACAACGAGAAGGTCATCTCCGTGGAACTCCCCTACTTCGTCACCCTCCAGGTCGTCGAGACCGATCCCGGGGTGCGCGGCGACACCGCCACCGGTGGGACAAAGCCCGCCAAGCTGGAGACGGGCGCCGTGGTGCAGGTTCCCCTGTTCCTGAATGAGGGCGACGTGATCCGCGTCGACCGCCGCGAAGACAAGTACATCGAGCGCGCGAAATGATCGACCTCGAATTCCTGCGCGGCCTGATCGGCGCCGTCGACGAGAGCGGGATCGACTCGCTGGAGATCGCCCGCGGAGGCACCCGCATCCGCATCTCCAAGACGCCGCCCCCGGCGCCCGTGGCCGCCGCGGCCGCACCGATGGCGGCCGCGCCCGCGCACCTGCACATGCCGCCGGTGCACGAGGTGGGGATCGCCCGCGCGGGCGGCGCCGCGGCGCCGTCGGGCGACCAGGGGCAGGCGCCGGCGCCCGCCGCCGCTCCGGCCAGCAACCTGGTGGAGATCAAGAGCCCCATGGTGGGCACCTTCTACCGCGCGCCGGCCCCCGAGGCCCCGTCGTACGTGGAGGTGGGAAGCAAGGTCACCCGCGGGCAGACCCTCTGCATCCTCGAGGCGATGAAGCTGATGAACGAGCTGGAGAGCGACCTGGCCGGCACCGTCCGCGAGATCTGCGTGGACAACGGCGAGCCCGTGGAGTACGGGCAGGTGCTCTTCCGCCTGGAGCCCGCCGCCTGAGCCCATGACCATCTCGACCGACGAGTCCGCCCCGAAGCCCTCCACCGGCCGCGAGTTCAACCTCCGCGAGGCGCTGGAGGAGCTGGTGCGCCGCGGGGGAAGCGACCTGCACCTGAAGGTCGGCCGCCCGCCGGTCGTCCGCGTGAACGGCGACCTGCAGGAGACCGGGCTGACCGTCCTCCGCCCCGAGGACATCAAGCGCTGCGCCGAGCAGACCCTGTCGCCCAAGCAGCGCGAGGTGTTCGCCGAGCGGAAGGAGATCGACTTCGCCATCGGCGTGCAGGGGCTGGGGCGCTTCCGCACCAACATCTTCCAGCAGCGCGGCACGCTGGGGATGGCCTTCCGCGCCATCCCCGTCGACGTTCCCGGGCTGGAGACGCTGGAGCTGCCCGGGGTGCTGGAGGAGATCGCCCTCCTTCCCCGCGGGATGGTGCTGGTGACGGGGATCACCGGCTCGGGGAAGTCGACCACCCTGGCGGCGATGATCCGGCGGCTGAACGAGCAGCGCGCGGTGAACATCGTCACCATCGAGGACCCGATCGAGTTCCTCCACCGCGACGTCAAGAGCATGATCAGCCAGCGCGAGGTGGGGGCCGACACCCTCTCCTTCCACGACGCGCTGCGCCACGTGCTGCGGCAGGACCCCGACGTGATCATGCTGGGCGAGATTCGCGACCGGCCGTCGATGGAGACCGTGCTCAAGGCCGCGGACACGGGGCACATGGTGCTGTCCACGCTGCACACGACCGACGCGGCGCAGACCATCAACCGCATCATCTCCTTCTTCCCGCCGCACCAGCACGCCGAGATCCGGCAGGTGCTGGCCAACGCGCTGAAGGCCATCGTCTCCCTGCGGCTGATCCCCCGCGCCGACAAGCCGGGGCGCGTGCCCGCGGCCGAGGTGCTGGTGAACACCGCCACCATCAGCGAGCTGATCCGCAAGGGCGACGAGCTGGTGACCATCCCCGACCACATCGCCGAGGGGCGGGTGCAGTACGGGATGCAGACCTTCGACCAGAGCCTGCTGGAGCTGTACTCGAAGGGATGGATCAGCTACGACTGGGCCATGCACTACGCCTCGAACCCCAGCGAGTTCGCCCTGCGCGTGTCCGGCGTGAGCCCGGGCGAGCAGGAGGTGTGGCAGGGCGCGCCCGAAACCCTCAAGTGACGGTCCGGTCCTGAAGTGTTCAGAAAGGTATTGATCGCCAACCGCGGCGAGATCGCCCTGCGGGTCATCCGCGCCTGCCGCGAGCTGGGGATCCGCACCGTGGCCGTCTACAGCGAGGCCGACCGCGAGAGCCTGCACGTGCGCTTCGCCGACGAGGACGTGTGCATCGGCCCGCCCCCGGCGCGCGAGAGCTATCTCAACATCCCCCGCATCATCGCCGCGGCCGAGGTCACCGGCGCCGACGCCATCCACCCCGGCTACGGCTTCCTGGCCGAGAACGCGGAGTTCAGCGAGATCTGCGCGGCCAGCGAGCTCACCTTCATCGGCCCCACCCCGCAGCAGATCCGCCTGATGGGCGACAAGGCGGCGGCGCGGCGCACGATGAAGGAGGTGGGCGTCCCCATCGTTCCCGGCACCGACGCCATCGGCGACGCCGACGAGGCGCTGGCCGAGGCGCGGGCGATCGGCTTTCCCGTGCTCATCAAGGCGGCGGCCGGCGGCGGGGGGAAGGGGATGCGGGTGGCGCAGGACGCTGGCGAGTTCGAGCGGCAGTACTCGATGGCGCGCAACGAGGCCGCCGCCGCCTTCGGCGACGACACCGTGTACGTGGAGAAGTACCTCGCGCGCCCGCGCCACATCGAGTTCCAGGTGCTGGGCGACAGCCACGGCCGCGTGATCCACCTGGGCGAGCGCGACTGCTCCATCCAGCGCCGCCACCAGAAGCTGATCGAGGAGGCGCCGTCTCCCGCGCTCTCGGAAGAATTGCGCGAGCGGATGGGCGACGCGGCGGTGCGCGGGGCGCAGGCCATCGAGTACGTGGGCGCGGGCACCATCGAGATGCTGCTGAACGACGACGGGTCGTTCTACTTCATGGAGATGAACACCCGCATCCAGGTGGAGCATCCCGTCACCGAGATGTGCACGGGGTTCGACCTGGTGAAGGAGCAGATCCGCGCCGCGGCGGGGCTCCCGCTCTCCATCCCCGAGCGGGCCATCCACCTGCGCGGCCACGCCATCGAGTGCCGCATCAACGCCGAGGACCCGGCGCGCAACTTCGCCCCTTCGCCCGGGACGATCGCCACCTTCCACCCCCCCGGCGGGCCCGGCGTGCGGGTGGACACGCACATGTACGCGGGCTACCGCGTCCCGCCGTACTACGACTCGCTGCTGATGAAGCTGATCGTGCACGGGTCCAGCCGCGACGAGGCCATCGCGCGGATGCGGCGGGCGCTGGCCGAGACGGTGATCGAGGGCGTGCACACCACCATCCCCTTCCTCCAGGCGGTGATGGACCACCCGGCGTTCATCGCGGGCGAGGTCGACACCAAGTTCCTGGAGCGGATGATGAGCGAGCGGGCGGCCGCATGAAGCTGGACGTGCTGCTGACCCCCGGCGAGCTGATGCCGGGCGACATCGCCGAGCGCACCGTGGTGGTGATCGACGTGCTGCGCGCCAGCAGCACCATCGTGCAGGCGCTGGCCGCCGGCGCCAAGGCGCTCTTCCCGGTCGCGTCGATCGAGGAGGCGCTTAGGCTCGCCAACACGCTGGGGCGCGACGAGGTGCTGCTGTGCGGCGAGCGCAAGTCGCTTCCCATCGAGGGGTTCGACCTGGGGAACTCGCCGGGCGACTTCACCCCCGAGCGGGTGGGGGGGAAGATGCTGGTGATGAGCACCACCAACGGCACCGGGGCGATGATGGCCGCCTCGGCCGCGTCGCGCGTGCTGGTGGGCTCGTTCCTCAACCTGCAGGCGATGGTGGACGAGCTGGTGCGGACGGAGGCCGAGCCGGTGTTCCTCTGCTCCGGCCGCGAGACCAAGTTCGGGCTGGAGGACGCCGTGTGCGCGGGAAAGATGGCCGCCGCGGTGATGGCGGCCGCGGGCGGGGACGCGGAGTGGGAGCTGAACGACGGCGCGCTGGCCGCCCTCGCGCTGGCCGAGCGCTACGCCGAGCTGGAGCCGCTCTTCGCCACTGTCGCGGCGGGGAAGCAGATCGCCGAGGCGGGGCTGGCGGAGGACCTGGCCTTCTGCGCCCAGGCCGACCTGCACGACGCGATCCCCGTGCTCACCGACCGCCAGATCGTCCTCGCCCCGGTGGCCGTCGAGAGCTGATCCTCGGTAGCCGGCGGACAAACGTAGACGAGGCCTCTCGCTCGCGCGGGAGGCCTCTCCTGTTCTCAGCCAATCTCAAAAGAAAGTCTCACGCAGAGTTAGCAGAGTCAGCAGAGTAAAAAACTGCTTACCCTGCTAACCCTGCGTGAGCCCTTCTGTTTTAGTTGCGTACGGGAAAGAAGCTGCCGTTCGGGCCGGTGATGTGCGACACGACGTGCGCAAGATCCTGCAGCCCGACGAGCCGAACCGCGCCTACTCACGCACTGCCGCACTCACGCACTTTCACGCGTACTCCGGCACCCGCTCCAGCAGCCGCCGCCGGTAGCCGCGCGAGAGCTTGACCTCGCTGCCGTCGCGGAGGATGAGGATGCCGTCGCCGGCGGCCATGGGGTGCAGCTCGGCCACGCGGTCGAGCTGCACGATGGCCGAGCGGTGCACGCGCAGGAAGCGGTCGGGGTCCAGCCGCTCCTCCAGCATCCCGATCTTCTCGCGGATCAGGTAGCCCTTCTTGCCGGCGTGCAGGCGCACGTAGTTCCCCTCGGCCTCCACCCAGTCGATGTCGGCGGTGCGCAGGAACTCCACCTTGCCGCGCACCTTCACCATCACCCAGTCGAGGTAGCGGCCGCGCGGGCGCGAGGCGGCCTCGTCGGCGCCGCGGTCGCGGGCCAGCTGCTCCAGGAGCGCGGCCAGGCGGTTGGGTGCGTCGCCGGCGCGGCGCTCGACCTGGGTGCGGCCGCGCTCGAGCGCCTGGTTGAAGCGCTCCACGTCGAACGGCTTGAGCAGGTAGTCGAGCGCGTGCACCTCGAAGGCGCGCAGCGCGTAGCGGTCGTGCGCGGTGACGAAGATCACCGCGGGGAGGTCGCCGCCCAGGTGCTCGAGCACCTCGAAGCCGTCCATCTCGGGCATCTGCACGTCCAGGAACACCAGGTCGGGGCGGGTCTCGCGGATGGCGTCCACGGCCTGGCTCCCGCTCTCGCAGACGGCCACCACGTCCACCTGGTCGTCGTGCTCGCGCAGGAGCCGCAGGACGCGGCGCCGGGCCAGGGGCTCGTCGTCGGCCACCACCACGCGCATCGGCTCGCTCATGCGGCAACCTCCACGGGATGCGCCGCGCGCTGGGGCGCCGGGACGGCCGCGCGGCGGAAGGGGATCTCGACGGCGGCCACGGTGCCGCCGATGGGGCAGTGCGTCAGCTCCAGCCGGGCCTCGGGCCCGTACATCTGCTCCAGCCGCGCGCGGGTGTTGCGCACGCCCACGCCCTGGCGCTGGCGCGGACGCGCGTCCGTCTGCGGGCCGCGGCCGTTGTCGTGCACCTCCATGCGCAGCCGGCCGTTCTCGCGCACAGTCTTCACCAGGATCACGCCGGTGCCGCCCAGCGACGCGGTGCCGTGGCGGATGGCGTTCTCCACCAGCGGCTGCAGCACCAGGTTGGGCACCATCGCATCCCGCGTCTCCGGCTCCACGTTCACCATCACCTCCAGCCGGTCGTGGAAGCGGGTGCGCTGGATCTCCAGGTACGCCTCCAGGAACTCCATCTCCTGCGCCAGCGTGACCTCGTGCGTCTGCGCGTTGTCGACGGTCAGGCGCAGCAGGTCGCCCAGGCGCGCGATCATGCGCTCGGCGGCGTCGGGGTCCTCGTGCACCAGCTCGCTGATGGTGTGCAGGGTGTTGAACAGGAAGTGCGGCTGGATCTGCATCTTCAGCGCTTCCAGCCGCGCCTCGGCCAGGCGCTCGTCCATGCGCGCGGCGTGCACCTCGCGGTCGCGGAAGCGGCGGTAGTAGTCGAAGGCGTACGCGGCGCCCACGATGGCCACGTACCACTGGATGTCGAAGTAGAAGGAGCGGAAGTACTCGAAGAAGGGCGCCGGGTTCTCGGGCCACAGCACGCCGCCCAGCTTCCAGTTGAACACCACCGACGACAGCCCCACCGCCAGCGCCGCGGGAACGTGCACGGCCACCGACAGCGGCCACTTGCGGCGCGTGAAGCGGAAGCGCAGCCCGAGCCAGAAGATCGGGAGGCACAGGAGCGCCCAGTAGTAGGCGTCGGCCAGGTTCCCCACGAACGAGCGCGGGCTGGTGACCTTGGGGATGCCGAAGAAGAAATGGTTGATGTACGGCCGCGCGCCGAAGAACAGCCCGACCACGGTCCAGAACAGGAAGAGCGAGCGCGCGCGCGGCCAGCGTCGCGGGGCGTCGGCGGGAGACGGCGTGGCGTCGGGCATCCGTGGGTCGGTCCGCGGGACGGTGCTGCGGCCGAAGCGCGCGGGGTGCGCGGAGTTCGGGAGGGTGGGCGGAGGAGCCGTGAGCGGCCTCCCCACATCCAACGCCTCAGGACGGATTTCTCGGACAGCCGGTTTCAGCGGCGGCGGATCCGCCGCCGCCCGCTCTCCACGGGTGACACGTCCTTGGGAGATGCGGGAGAACGCCTGTGTTCAGGCGGTGCACCGGGCCTGTCCTGCTAAAATCTTACCCACGGCGTTCCGGGTTTGATCCCCGGCCGATCACGAGGTTTGTCCCAAGCCGCCGCAACCCTTTGGATGCACTTCGGAGAGGATTGGTTGGAGGAGCAAGGATGATGGATTCGCAGCGAAAAGCACGCGCGCGGAGGTGCCGGCCTTATCCCTTCTCCGCCTCCTGCCGGACGAGGCCGAACTCCGCCATCACATCGCCCAGGGAGATCAACTCGTCGCGCGCGGCAGCTACGTCGGCAACGCGATCCAGCGCGCGAAGCAGCAGCTCGAAATTCTCCGGCCTCTCTTCAAAGTCGATCATCCTTCGGTAGCGATCGTATCCGAGCAGGATTCCCACAGGCTCGGTGCCGCGGTGCACTACGATGACATCACCCGACTCCGCTCGCACCAACAGCTCCCGGGCTGAACGGCGCAGGTCGGCCAAGGTGATCATCTCTTCTTGCTCGATCGAAGAATCCATGCTGACCTCCTGGATGAGGGGAGTACAATCTACACACAAATCACCGACCGCTCGACCCTCTGATTCACGAGATTCCAGCTGGGGTGCGGTCGAGGTCACAAAGATTCCTGGGTTTGCAAGCGATTGCGCAGACGCTGATTACGGACTGACCGGCCTCAGGATGATGTCTAAATGGACCCGCGTGCTGGGCGCGGAGTCGCGGACTCTCGAGCTCTCTGCCTCACGATCACAAATCCGTTCGCGGGATGGGCTCCGTATCACCCGCTACGTGTGACGGGAACGCAATCCATCTCCCTCAGATCGAACGGAGGATGTATGAGGATTCCACGGATGCGGCGGGCGCGGGCCGCGGCGGCGGTGCTGGCGGCGCTGGGGTGCGCCGGCGTGCTGGCCGTGCGCGACGGCTTCGGCTCGGACCACCAGGACACGCCCGAGGTCGAGCTCTCGCCGCGGCTGGACATCAACGACGTGTACGCCTTCCCCGGAAGCGACGAGAGCCGCATCGCCCTCGTCGTCACCACCCAGTCGCCCATCACCCCGGCGGCCACGGGCGCGGCGCGCTTCGATCCCAACGCGCTGTACCAGATTAAGATCGACAACACCGGCGACGCGGTGGAGGATCTCGTCCTCCAGCTCCAGTTCGACGACCTGACCGGCGGAGGCCAGCGCGTGGCCCTCTTCGGCCCCATCGCGCCGGCGACGACGGGGAAGTTCAACCGCGTCGCCAAGGCCACGCCGGACGTGGTGGGGAACATCAACACCGTGCTCGCCGGCGGCCCCAACGGCGCGATCCAGCTCTTCGCCGGACCGCGCGACGATCCCTTCTACATCGACCTTGACCAGTTCTTCCGCATCGTCCCCGACCGGCGCCCGTCACGCGGCCCGCTGTCGCTGATCGGCCCCGCGCCCGAGGCGAGCGCCTTCCGCCCGAAGTGCACCAACGGCACGCCGAACGCCGGCCAGTCGCAGTTCGACCCGGCGCACGGGTGCGCGGCCGACTTCGTCCGCACCTTCAACGCGATGGCCATCGTGGTGGAGCTTCCCGAGGCCATGATCAAGGGCGCGGGGAACAACGTGGGGATCTGGGCCACGGTCAGCCGCTGACCGGCGCCTTCAATCACAAAGGAGACGAAGATGAGGATGATCCATGCGGCCCTGCCGGCGCTCGCCGCGGCCGCGCTGCTGGGGGCCGGATGCCGCGACACCCGCACGGTGGTGGAGGTGCAGACCGACACCGTGACCGTGCACGACACCGTCCGCATCGGCAACACCACGGTGACCTTCGACCAGATGGAGCGGCTGGCCAACCCGCTGGTGAGCGAGGTGTTCGTGGACAAGCGCGAGCACGGCCACTTCAACGCCAGCCAGCCGAGCGAGGACGTGGCCCAGTTCCGCGACGACGTCGCCCGTTTCATCACCACGGTGGCCGGGCGCGATGGGGCGTACGCCAACGCCGTCGCCGCCGCGCTCACCCCCGACATGCTGCTGGTGCGGCTCGACAAGACCGGCGGCGGCCCCTTCGGCGCCAACGTGGGGTGGCTGACCTACGTCCTCGATCCCGCCAACGGCTACGGCGGCCGCAAGCTCCAGGGCGACGACGCGGTGGACAAGGGGCTGGCGGTGATCTTCGGCAGCGCGCTGGGGAACAACGCCAACGTCAGCCCCGGGCTGGTGACGGACAACGTGGACGCGAACGATCGCACGCACAGCGCCACGTTCCCGTACCTCGCCGCGCCGAACTGAACGCCGTCCGCCGGCCGAGAGAGTACGAAAGCACGGACGCACGAGGTACGTTGGGGGGATGCGGACGCAGGGGCCGCGGTTTCGACCGGCCGTGGCCCCATCCCACAACGTCGACGGGCGAGGACGCGATGAGACACGGGTGGAGCGCGGTTGCGATGGCCGTTCTGCTGGCGGGCGCCGCTGGGGAAGCGTGCACCCGGCATCCGCCCGCTCCCGCGCCGGTGGCGCCGCCTCCGGCACCGCCTGAGCCGCCGCCATCGCGACACATGGTTGTCGACGGCTTCAACTTTCTCCACGTCTGCCTGGTGCGGGACGGGGAGATGAAGCAGGTGGAGGCCGAGTACAACCCGGCTACGGGCGACACCACCGTCGCCGGACGCCTATTCCGGGAAGTGTATCCCGTCACCGGCGAGTACGCGTCCGCCACGCGGTGGTATGCCGGCAACGAGCCGGTCACGTTCGCGGGCGGCCGGTACGTGAAGGAGGGGCTGACGCGGGTGCTGAACGTGGGGGACGTCGTCCCCGTGGGCACGTACAACGGCGTGACCGTGTTCGCCGAGGAGTCCGATCGCCGGGAACGGCCGGAGGCGCTCTACTTCCCCGTGAGCCCGGCGTGCCTGTTCCAGCCCTACATCCCCGCGGAACGGGGCTATCCTGTCCGTGGGTGAAGAGATCGAGGGGAGATGGAGATGAAGATGCGCAGACGCGCGTTTACAATCGTCGCGGCGATGCTGATCGCCGGCGCGGTGGCCGCATCCGCGCGCGCCGCCGTCGCCCACGCGGACGAGGCGCGGGCGCGGCGCTCGGCCGATGCGATTCGCGCGGCCGCCGCCATCCGCGCGGACGAGGCGGCGCGGCGGGACGCGGAGGTGCGCTTCTTCGAGGCGCGCGTGGCCGAGGACCCCTTCGCCGCGGCGGACCGCGCGCGGCTGGCCGGCCTCTACCTGCAGCGCGCGCGGGAGACGGGCGACTACGCCGACTACCCGCGCGCGGAAGCTGCGGCGCGCGCGTCGCTCGATGCGCGCGGCGAGCGCAACGCCGCTGCCCGCGTGGCGCTGGCGAACGCGCTGATGGCGCAGCACCGCTTCCCGGAGGCGCGGCGCGAGGCGGAGAGGCTGGTCGCCGCGGAGCCGGACCGCGCGTCGTACCGCGGCCTGCTGGGCGAGCTGCAGATGGAGCTGGGGGATTACGATGCGGCCCGCGCGACGTTCGGCTCGCTCCTCTCCGAGCGCGGCAACCTGGGCGTGGCGCCGCGGCTGGCGCGCTGGCTCGAGATGATTGGCCGAACCAACGATGCACGCACGATCCTCTACCAGGCCGGGCAAGACGCGGCCGCGCGCGGCGACCTGCCGCCCGAGCAGGTGGCGTGGTTCCATCTCCGCGCCGGAGACCTGGAACTGCGTAACGGGCGGCTGGACGCGGCGGAGGACGCTTTCCGCGCCGGCCTCGCGGTCCATCCCGAGGACTACCGCCTGCTGGGCGAGATGGCGAAGCTGGCCGCCGCGCGCGGAGACAACGCCGCGGCGCTGGCGCTGGGCGAGCGCGCAGTCGCGCAGGTGCTGGATCCCGCGACGCTGGCGGTGATGAGCGACGCCGCCCTGGCCGCCGGCGACCGCGCGAAGTCGGAGGAGTACGCGCGGGTGATGGAAGTCTCCGTCCGCCGCCAGGCCAGCGCGCTGCACCGCGGCTGGGCGCTCTTCCTCCTCGACGGCGGCCGGCAGATCGACGCGGTCGCGGCGCAGGCCGAGGCCGACCTCCGCGTCCGCCGCGATGTGTACGGGTGGGACCTGCTGGCCTGGGCGCGTCACAGGCAGCACCGCGACGGCGAGGCGCTCGCCGCGATGGCGCAGGCGCTCCGTCTCGGCACGCGCGACGCCACGCTTCTCTTCCACGCGGGGACGATCGAGCACGCGCTCGGCCACGAGGCGGCGGCGGAGCGGTATCTCCGCGACGCGCTGGAGATTAATCCGCACTTCCATCCGCTGCGGGCGCGCGAGGCCCGCGCGGTGCTCGACTCCATCCGCGGCTGAGGTGGGCGATGTCCGAGCTGCTGACCTATCTACAGGTGGGGTTCTGGCACATCGTGAACCCCGAGGCGCTGGATCACATCCTCTTCCTGCTCGTGCTCGCCGCCATCTACCGCTTCCGCGACTGGCGCGACGCGCTGTGGGTGGTCTCCGCGTTCACCGTCGGGCATTCGGTGACGCTGGCGCTCGCCGTCACCGGCGCGGTGCGGCTGCCGACGGACGTCATCGAGTTCCTCATCCCCGTCACCATCGTGCTGACGTGCGGCGAGAACCTGGCGGTGACGGACCGCACGCGCGCGCCGTGGGGCGGGCGCTACCGGCCGGTGTTCGCGGCGGCGTTCGGGCTGGTGCACGGTGCCGGCTTCGCCAACTACCTGCGCGACCTGTTCGTGGACCGCGTGGCCGTGCCGCTGCTCGGCTTCAACCTGGGGATCGAGGCGGGGCAGATCGTGGTGCTGCTGGCCGCGGGCGCCGCGTTCGCGCTGGTAGACCGCGGCCTGCGCGCGGCGCCGCTCCGCCGCATCTCAGCCGCGCCGCTGCGTGCGCGGGTGGTGATGGTGTCGTCCACCGTCGCCGTCGTGGCCGCGGTGTGGGCGGCGCAGCGCAGTCCTTGGTGAGCGGAGTTCGGGGGTGATGGAGATCGATAGTGATGGAGATCGATGGCGATGGATGGAGATTCGCGACGATGCGAGTGAACTCGCGGCCTCGCGGCTACAACCACACGCAGTCCGCCTTCGCGGACTTCATCGGCTCGGCGAGACGATTCGGCTCGTCGGCGCGACGTTCGTCGCGGCGGGGATGGTGATCGCGGCGGCGGGGGCGGCGCCGGGGCGGATGCATCCGCTGCACACCACGCTGACGCAGATCACCGCCGGGCCGGGGCGCGCGACCATCTGGGTGCGCGCGTTCGCGGACGACTTCGCGCGCGGCGTGGCGGCGTCGCCCGCGCCGGCGGGCGGAGACGCGGCGCAGGCGTACCTCGCCGCGTCCGTCGCGGTGTGGGACCGCGCGGGGCGGCGCGTGGCGCTGGCGCCGTGCGGGTCGCGGCGCTCGGGCGACCTGCTGTGGTTCTGCCTGCGCGCGCCGGCGCCGGGC of the Longimicrobium sp. genome contains:
- a CDS encoding DUF6702 family protein gives rise to the protein MEIRDDASELAASRLQPHAVRLRGLHRLGETIRLVGATFVAAGMVIAAAGAAPGRMHPLHTTLTQITAGPGRATIWVRAFADDFARGVAASPAPAGGDAAQAYLAASVAVWDRAGRRVALAPCGSRRSGDLLWFCLRAPAPGGLRGARVLNRMQWAVYDDQVNVVQAQYGGRTTSLLFVPGDGPKRLP
- a CDS encoding tetratricopeptide repeat protein; the protein is MKMRRRAFTIVAAMLIAGAVAASARAAVAHADEARARRSADAIRAAAAIRADEAARRDAEVRFFEARVAEDPFAAADRARLAGLYLQRARETGDYADYPRAEAAARASLDARGERNAAARVALANALMAQHRFPEARREAERLVAAEPDRASYRGLLGELQMELGDYDAARATFGSLLSERGNLGVAPRLARWLEMIGRTNDARTILYQAGQDAAARGDLPPEQVAWFHLRAGDLELRNGRLDAAEDAFRAGLAVHPEDYRLLGEMAKLAAARGDNAAALALGERAVAQVLDPATLAVMSDAALAAGDRAKSEEYARVMEVSVRRQASALHRGWALFLLDGGRQIDAVAAQAEADLRVRRDVYGWDLLAWARHRQHRDGEALAAMAQALRLGTRDATLLFHAGTIEHALGHEAAAERYLRDALEINPHFHPLRAREARAVLDSIRG
- a CDS encoding HupE/UreJ family protein, which gives rise to MSELLTYLQVGFWHIVNPEALDHILFLLVLAAIYRFRDWRDALWVVSAFTVGHSVTLALAVTGAVRLPTDVIEFLIPVTIVLTCGENLAVTDRTRAPWGGRYRPVFAAAFGLVHGAGFANYLRDLFVDRVAVPLLGFNLGIEAGQIVVLLAAGAAFALVDRGLRAAPLRRISAAPLRARVVMVSSTVAVVAAVWAAQRSPW